In Priestia megaterium NBRC 15308 = ATCC 14581, the following proteins share a genomic window:
- a CDS encoding dienelactone hydrolase family protein: MKKSNKAILLIHEIYGVNDHMNFMKEKLSKLEADIICPNLLSNDVPYSYKEEGMAYQNFVQNIGMDEGSRQITNMLIQLKQEYEEVGVIGFSVGATMSWLCSESNLCNFVIGCYGSRIRDYVNRSPVCPTLLIFPAEEQTFDVDCLINSLVQKREPLLEIKKFYGGHGFMNPFSQAFNKESADQAFQTISEFLKKHLAD, from the coding sequence ATGAAAAAATCAAATAAAGCCATTTTATTAATTCATGAAATATACGGTGTGAACGATCATATGAATTTTATGAAAGAGAAATTGTCTAAGTTAGAGGCAGATATTATCTGTCCTAATTTATTATCTAACGACGTTCCTTATAGCTATAAAGAAGAAGGAATGGCTTATCAAAACTTTGTTCAAAACATTGGTATGGATGAGGGTTCAAGACAAATTACTAACATGTTAATTCAACTAAAACAAGAATATGAAGAAGTAGGAGTTATAGGCTTCAGTGTAGGAGCAACAATGTCGTGGCTATGCAGTGAAAGCAATTTGTGTAACTTTGTGATTGGCTGTTACGGATCACGTATTAGAGATTATGTAAATAGAAGTCCTGTTTGCCCAACTCTTCTTATTTTTCCTGCTGAAGAGCAAACATTTGATGTAGACTGTTTAATAAACTCACTAGTCCAAAAAAGAGAGCCGCTTTTGGAAATCAAAAAGTTTTATGGTGGTCATGGTTTTATGAATCCTTTTTCACAAGCCTTTAATAAAGAATCAGCGGACCAAGCCTTCCAAACAATAAGTGAGTTTCTCAAAAAACACTTAGCTGATTAA
- a CDS encoding PLP-dependent aminotransferase family protein — protein MKDKFAQRASLVKSSETREILKVTERPEVISFAGGLPAPELFPVEAMNDACRAVLSEDGAASLQYSTTEGYIPLREAISKRMQDIGIESTISNILITSGSQQAIDLTGRLFLNDGDVVICESPTYLAAINVFKSYNATFVEVDMDEDGMIMEELEKKLQENPQAKFIYTIPDFQNPTGRTLTRERRQRMIELANAYDVLIVEDNPYGGVRFAGEALPPVKHFDTENRVIYISTFSKIFAPGLRIGWVCADEAFIDKYVAFKQVADLHTDSFAQRVTAKYMELYDIEAHIQKIKAVYKERCTQMLSCLEEFFPENLSYSKPEGGLFIWVELPQGIDSAHIFSECLKNNVACVPGTPFFPNGTRNNALRLNYSNMSAEQIVEGMKRMGDVLHRELARETTVL, from the coding sequence ATGAAAGATAAATTTGCCCAACGAGCTAGTCTTGTAAAATCCTCTGAAACGCGTGAAATCTTAAAAGTAACGGAACGACCAGAAGTCATTTCGTTTGCAGGAGGACTTCCAGCACCGGAGCTATTTCCCGTTGAAGCAATGAACGATGCGTGCCGCGCCGTATTAAGTGAAGACGGAGCCGCTTCGCTTCAATATAGTACAACAGAGGGGTATATCCCTTTACGAGAAGCAATTTCTAAACGAATGCAGGACATCGGCATTGAGTCCACGATTTCGAACATTTTAATTACGTCCGGATCTCAGCAGGCAATCGATCTTACCGGAAGACTGTTCCTTAATGACGGAGACGTGGTAATCTGTGAAAGCCCAACGTACCTAGCGGCCATTAACGTATTTAAATCCTACAATGCGACGTTTGTAGAAGTAGACATGGACGAAGATGGAATGATTATGGAAGAGCTAGAGAAAAAGCTTCAGGAAAATCCACAGGCTAAATTTATTTATACGATTCCTGATTTTCAAAATCCTACAGGGCGCACCTTAACGCGAGAAAGACGTCAGCGAATGATCGAACTTGCGAACGCATACGACGTGCTGATTGTAGAAGATAATCCGTACGGAGGAGTCCGATTTGCAGGAGAAGCGCTGCCGCCGGTTAAGCATTTTGATACAGAAAACAGAGTGATTTACATCAGCACATTCTCTAAAATTTTTGCACCAGGTCTTCGAATCGGCTGGGTATGTGCAGACGAAGCTTTCATTGATAAGTACGTAGCGTTTAAGCAAGTGGCTGACTTGCATACGGACAGCTTTGCTCAGCGCGTAACGGCTAAGTACATGGAGCTTTACGATATCGAAGCGCACATTCAAAAAATTAAAGCCGTATACAAAGAGCGATGTACCCAAATGCTATCGTGCCTTGAGGAATTTTTTCCGGAGAATTTGTCTTACAGTAAGCCAGAAGGCGGATTGTTTATTTGGGTAGAACTGCCCCAAGGAATCGATTCAGCACATATCTTTTCAGAATGTCTAAAAAATAACGTAGCCTGTGTGCCTGGAACGCCATTCTTTCCAAACGGTACAAGAAACAATGCGCTGCGCTTGAATTATTCTAATATGTCCGCTGAACAAATCGTTGAAGGCATGAAGCGCATGGGAGACGTATTGCACCGTGAACTGGCGAGAGAAACGACTGTTTTATAA
- a CDS encoding sulfite exporter TauE/SafE family protein, with protein MDLTFIITLFLIGFIGSFISGMVGIGGSVINYPMLLYIPPLVGVGALTAHQVSGAGAVQVFFATIGGVWVYRKSGFLNKSLIIYMGSNILIGSMLGSYSSHYMNEQGLNVVYGVLALIAVIMMFIPKKKLDEIKEGKLQFNKGLASILSLLIGAVAGVLGAGGAFILVPVMLVVLKIPTRITIATSLAVTFISSIGSTVGKLVTHQVPFIPALILVGASLIASPIGAKVGQKMNTKVLQWILAGLILATAIKIWWGLL; from the coding sequence ATGGATCTTACATTTATCATCACGCTTTTTCTTATTGGATTTATTGGGTCGTTTATTTCCGGTATGGTCGGTATTGGCGGGTCTGTTATTAATTATCCGATGCTGTTATATATTCCTCCATTAGTAGGAGTAGGAGCATTAACGGCTCATCAAGTCTCAGGTGCAGGAGCTGTTCAAGTGTTCTTTGCGACAATAGGCGGCGTATGGGTGTATCGAAAAAGCGGATTTTTAAACAAATCATTAATTATATATATGGGCAGCAATATTCTAATCGGAAGCATGCTTGGAAGCTACAGCTCACATTATATGAATGAACAAGGATTAAATGTTGTATATGGAGTTTTAGCTCTTATTGCGGTTATTATGATGTTTATTCCAAAGAAAAAGTTAGATGAGATAAAAGAAGGCAAACTTCAATTCAATAAAGGATTAGCTTCTATTTTATCACTGCTTATCGGAGCCGTAGCAGGCGTGTTAGGAGCAGGAGGAGCCTTTATTTTAGTTCCTGTCATGCTCGTGGTACTTAAAATCCCAACTCGGATTACCATCGCAACTTCACTAGCCGTTACCTTTATTTCCTCTATTGGATCAACGGTTGGAAAACTGGTCACTCACCAAGTCCCGTTCATCCCTGCACTTATTTTAGTTGGTGCAAGCCTGATTGCCTCTCCAATCGGTGCAAAAGTGGGGCAGAAAATGAATACAAAAGTGCTTCAGTGGATCCTTGCCGGTTTAATTTTAGCAACGGCAATTAAGATTTGGTGGGGGCTGCTATAA
- a CDS encoding sulfurtransferase TusA family protein — translation MESTKVLDAKGLACPMPIVKTKKAMNELEAGQVLEIHATDKGAKNDLAAWAQSGGHELLQTEEGDVFKFWIKKG, via the coding sequence ATGGAATCAACTAAAGTACTAGATGCAAAAGGGCTGGCATGTCCAATGCCGATTGTTAAAACAAAAAAAGCAATGAATGAACTAGAAGCAGGTCAAGTGTTAGAAATTCATGCAACGGATAAAGGAGCAAAAAACGATCTTGCAGCCTGGGCACAATCTGGTGGTCACGAGCTTCTTCAGACAGAAGAAGGCGACGTTTTTAAGTTTTGGATTAAAAAAGGATAA
- a CDS encoding MBL fold metallo-hydrolase — MTVHVLTAKEVTAKIINKEPLFILDVRNESDFSDWKIEGHQFQHLNVPYFDLLDGVEEILEKIPSDKEVLVVCAKEGSSVMVADMLSEAGLTVSYLKGGMKAWSEYLEPVKVGDLKDGGEVYQFVRIGKGCLSYMIVSNGEAAIIDATRMADVYINFAKELGVTVKHVFDTHLHADHISGGRVIAEATNAAYWLPPKDAEEVIFDYKPLEEGSDVVIGNTAITIQPLYSPGHTIGSTSFIVDDQYLLSGDILFIDSIGRPDLAGMAEDWVGDLRETLYKRYKALSDELIVLPAHFMIIDELNDNGSVAEKLGTLFAENHGLNIKDEAEFRHLVTDNLPPQPNAYQDIRETNMGKVSPDEEKQREMEIGPNRCAIR; from the coding sequence ATGACAGTGCATGTACTTACTGCAAAAGAAGTTACAGCTAAAATTATTAATAAAGAACCGCTATTTATCTTGGACGTTCGTAACGAAAGTGATTTTAGCGATTGGAAAATTGAAGGTCATCAATTCCAGCATTTAAACGTGCCGTATTTCGATCTTTTAGACGGAGTAGAAGAAATCTTAGAAAAAATCCCTTCTGATAAAGAAGTGTTAGTTGTCTGCGCCAAAGAAGGTTCATCAGTGATGGTAGCTGACATGCTTTCAGAAGCGGGTCTTACCGTATCTTACCTTAAAGGCGGTATGAAAGCATGGAGTGAATATTTAGAGCCTGTTAAAGTCGGCGATTTGAAAGATGGCGGAGAGGTCTATCAGTTTGTTCGTATCGGTAAAGGATGCTTATCTTATATGATCGTATCGAACGGTGAAGCGGCTATTATTGATGCGACGCGTATGGCGGATGTGTATATTAACTTTGCCAAAGAACTTGGTGTCACAGTTAAGCATGTGTTTGATACTCACCTTCATGCAGATCACATTTCAGGAGGAAGAGTTATTGCTGAAGCAACAAATGCAGCTTACTGGCTGCCTCCAAAAGATGCAGAAGAAGTGATTTTTGACTACAAGCCTTTAGAAGAAGGCAGTGATGTCGTGATTGGTAACACAGCGATTACGATTCAGCCTCTTTATTCACCGGGGCATACGATTGGATCAACTTCTTTCATCGTAGACGATCAATACTTACTTTCAGGTGATATTTTGTTCATCGATTCAATTGGACGTCCTGATTTAGCTGGTATGGCTGAAGACTGGGTAGGCGATCTGCGCGAGACGCTTTATAAACGCTATAAAGCATTATCAGATGAGTTAATCGTATTGCCAGCTCATTTTATGATTATTGATGAGCTAAATGATAACGGCAGCGTAGCTGAAAAGTTAGGTACTTTGTTTGCAGAAAATCACGGATTAAACATTAAAGACGAAGCAGAGTTCAGACACTTAGTAACAGATAACTTACCGCCGCAGCCAAATGCATATCAAGACATCCGTGAAACCAATATGGGGAAAGTAAGTCCAGATGAAGAAAAACAGCGTGAAATGGAAATTGGACCAAACCGCTGTGCGATTCGCTAA
- a CDS encoding sulfurtransferase TusA family protein gives MMQANFVLDAKGLACPMPIVKTKKKMNELEAGQVLEIQATDKGSTADLQAWAKSTGHEYLGTETAGDVLHHFLRKGGAEENVTPIPEISLEEFAKKVENDEHLHILDVREVEEYDEAHIPGAVHIPLGEVEKRSNELNKENEIYIICHSGRRSEMAGQTMKKQGFKNVINVAPGMRDWTGKVE, from the coding sequence ATGATGCAAGCAAACTTCGTATTAGATGCAAAAGGGCTAGCATGTCCAATGCCAATCGTAAAAACAAAGAAGAAAATGAATGAACTAGAAGCAGGTCAAGTCCTAGAAATTCAAGCAACGGATAAAGGCTCTACGGCTGACTTACAAGCGTGGGCAAAAAGCACAGGTCATGAGTATTTAGGTACAGAGACAGCAGGTGACGTTCTTCACCACTTTCTTCGTAAAGGCGGCGCTGAAGAAAACGTAACGCCAATTCCTGAAATTTCATTAGAAGAATTTGCGAAAAAAGTAGAGAATGATGAACATCTTCATATTTTAGACGTTCGCGAAGTAGAAGAATACGATGAAGCTCATATTCCAGGCGCAGTTCATATTCCGCTTGGTGAAGTAGAAAAACGTTCGAATGAGCTAAATAAAGAGAATGAAATTTATATTATTTGCCACTCTGGAAGACGAAGTGAAATGGCAGGGCAAACGATGAAAAAGCAAGGATTTAAAAACGTAATTAACGTGGCTCCTGGTATGCGTGACTGGACAGGTAAAGTAGAATAA
- a CDS encoding rhodanese-like domain-containing protein, with translation MKAIAAQEVEQLVKKQEQVHILDVREVEEVKTGKIPNALNIPLPLLEYRMHELDKAKNYIVVCRSGGRSGMAARFLEQQGYSVTNMTGGMMEWKGETV, from the coding sequence GTGAAGGCAATAGCAGCACAAGAAGTAGAACAATTAGTAAAAAAGCAAGAACAAGTTCATATTTTAGACGTGCGTGAAGTAGAGGAAGTAAAAACAGGTAAAATACCAAACGCGTTAAATATTCCGCTTCCTTTATTGGAATACCGTATGCATGAGCTAGATAAAGCAAAGAATTATATTGTTGTCTGTCGTTCTGGTGGCAGAAGCGGAATGGCAGCTCGTTTTCTTGAGCAGCAAGGCTACAGTGTAACGAATATGACCGGCGGAATGATGGAGTGGAAAGGGGAAACGGTCTAA
- a CDS encoding rhodanese-like domain-containing protein, with the protein MIINALIIIFLLWFLYQRFAPVKGIQQISTMELKAELKNKHKQFIDVRTPHEFRTKHIKGFRNIPLSELPAQTGQLSKDREVVVICQSGMRSMKASKLLKKQGFTSITNVKGGMNTWR; encoded by the coding sequence ATGATTATCAATGCGCTTATTATCATCTTTCTGTTGTGGTTTTTGTATCAGCGTTTTGCACCAGTAAAAGGAATACAGCAAATATCGACGATGGAATTAAAAGCAGAGTTAAAAAATAAACATAAACAGTTTATCGATGTGCGAACACCGCATGAATTTCGTACCAAACATATTAAAGGGTTTCGAAACATTCCTTTATCAGAACTGCCAGCGCAAACAGGCCAGCTTTCAAAAGACAGAGAAGTAGTCGTTATTTGTCAAAGCGGAATGAGAAGTATGAAAGCAAGTAAACTGTTGAAAAAGCAAGGTTTTACATCCATCACCAACGTTAAAGGCGGCATGAATACGTGGAGATAA
- a CDS encoding DsrE/DsrF/DrsH-like family protein translates to MSEQKKRTTIVLFSGDYDKAMAAYIIANGAAAYDHEVTIFHTFWGLNALRKEEMVPVKKGFLEKMFGKMMPRGADKMGLSKMNFAGMGPKMIKNVMKKHNALTLPQLIEMAQEQDVKLVACTMTMDLLGLQEKELLDNIEYAGVAAYLADAEDGNVNLFI, encoded by the coding sequence ATGAGTGAACAAAAGAAACGAACAACAATTGTATTATTTAGCGGTGATTATGACAAAGCGATGGCAGCTTATATTATTGCCAACGGAGCAGCTGCTTATGATCATGAAGTGACGATATTCCATACGTTTTGGGGATTGAATGCGCTTCGTAAAGAAGAAATGGTGCCGGTGAAAAAAGGATTTTTAGAAAAGATGTTTGGCAAAATGATGCCGCGCGGTGCGGATAAAATGGGCTTATCTAAAATGAATTTTGCAGGTATGGGACCTAAAATGATTAAAAACGTAATGAAAAAGCATAATGCCCTAACCTTGCCGCAGCTTATCGAAATGGCGCAAGAACAAGATGTGAAGCTAGTGGCTTGTACGATGACGATGGACCTTCTAGGGTTACAGGAAAAAGAGCTACTAGATAATATTGAATATGCAGGCGTAGCGGCGTATTTAGCCGACGCAGAAGACGGAAACGTAAACTTATTCATCTAA
- a CDS encoding sulfurtransferase TusA family protein yields the protein MKIDQVLDAKGLACPMPIVKTKKAMDTLTTGQVLEVQTTDKGAKSDLTAWAKSTGHELIYFKEEGSTFIFYIQKS from the coding sequence ATGAAAATTGATCAAGTTTTAGATGCAAAAGGATTAGCTTGTCCAATGCCAATCGTAAAAACAAAAAAAGCAATGGATACTTTAACAACAGGTCAAGTATTAGAAGTGCAAACGACAGATAAAGGTGCTAAAAGTGATTTAACAGCGTGGGCAAAATCAACAGGACACGAGCTTATTTATTTTAAAGAAGAAGGCAGTACATTTATCTTTTACATTCAAAAGAGCTAA
- a CDS encoding metal-sensitive transcriptional regulator: protein MEYNQQVKNRLRRIEGQLKGVLSMMEQGKDCRDVVTQLSAARSAIDRTMGVIVSSNLEQCVRESLEQGESTEGLVKEAVQLLVKSR from the coding sequence ATGGAGTATAACCAACAGGTGAAAAATCGCCTGCGCCGAATTGAAGGGCAGCTAAAAGGCGTGCTTAGCATGATGGAGCAAGGAAAAGACTGCCGAGACGTCGTGACTCAATTATCTGCTGCAAGAAGTGCCATTGATCGCACAATGGGAGTCATTGTGAGCAGCAATCTTGAACAGTGCGTCAGAGAAAGCCTGGAGCAAGGAGAGTCAACGGAAGGTTTAGTGAAAGAAGCTGTACAGCTGTTAGTGAAAAGTCGTTAA
- the fabI gene encoding enoyl-ACP reductase FabI — protein MEDLLQLKNKNIVIMGVANDRSIAWGVAKALHQVGANLIFTYRKERSLGKLNKLLEKNEIQASLIAECDVNSDESIEAAFKKIGEEAGIVHGVIHSVAFAHSEDLNGEFINTSRSGYAFAQDTSAYSLIAVAKAAKPLMTEGGSLVAMSYLGAERAVEGYNVMGVAKAALESSVKYLALDLGKDNIRVNAISAGPIRTLAAKGISDFNQILHHVEEKAPLKRNVTQAEVGDMTVVLLSHLSRGVTGEIVHVDAGYNIVG, from the coding sequence ATGGAAGATTTATTACAATTAAAGAACAAGAACATTGTGATCATGGGAGTTGCCAACGACAGAAGTATTGCTTGGGGTGTTGCAAAAGCCCTTCATCAAGTAGGAGCAAACTTAATTTTTACATACCGTAAAGAACGTTCACTAGGAAAGTTAAACAAGCTGCTAGAAAAAAATGAAATTCAAGCATCATTAATTGCAGAATGTGATGTAAACAGCGACGAAAGCATTGAAGCAGCGTTCAAAAAAATCGGAGAAGAAGCAGGCATAGTTCACGGAGTGATTCACTCTGTTGCGTTTGCTCATTCAGAAGATTTAAACGGCGAGTTTATTAATACATCAAGAAGCGGATATGCATTTGCTCAAGATACAAGCGCTTATTCACTTATCGCGGTAGCAAAAGCAGCAAAACCTCTTATGACAGAAGGCGGTTCTCTTGTGGCAATGAGCTATCTTGGTGCAGAACGTGCAGTTGAAGGCTATAACGTAATGGGCGTAGCGAAAGCAGCGCTTGAGTCTTCAGTAAAATACTTAGCATTAGACTTAGGAAAAGACAATATCCGCGTAAATGCGATTTCAGCAGGCCCAATTCGTACGCTTGCAGCGAAAGGCATTTCTGACTTTAACCAAATTCTTCACCATGTTGAAGAAAAAGCACCTCTTAAGCGTAACGTAACGCAAGCAGAAGTTGGCGACATGACGGTTGTATTACTGAGCCATCTTTCACGCGGTGTAACAGGAGAAATCGTACACGTAGACGCTGGTTATAATATTGTAGGTTAA
- a CDS encoding LysR family transcriptional regulator: MSLVKYEILNKVAEVRSFTKAADALALTQSAVSHAITNLETEFGFPLVNRNRSGITLTTEGEAMLLAIRNVLQENEKVHQEAASLLGLAKGTIKIGIFKSVSTKWLPEIIQLMEKNYPEIQIQLKEGDYLEIEQWLLSGEIDCGFINITHSSQFHIISLKKDRLLCVVSNQSALYHQKTVSFEDLEKEPFIMPTYGGYHDIKQLFEERGIQPDIRFELMDESAILSMVTHHLGISILPEMLLDSIPQELRAIPFQVDSYRSIGLATRYHLSPAAKKFAETTQAWLQDSDK; this comes from the coding sequence ATGAGCTTAGTGAAATATGAAATTTTAAACAAAGTAGCGGAAGTGAGAAGCTTTACAAAAGCGGCAGATGCGCTGGCGCTCACGCAGTCAGCGGTCAGTCATGCCATTACAAATCTTGAAACAGAATTTGGATTTCCGCTTGTGAATCGAAACAGATCAGGTATTACCTTAACAACAGAAGGCGAAGCGATGCTTCTTGCTATTCGGAATGTGCTCCAAGAAAATGAAAAAGTTCATCAAGAAGCAGCCAGTCTCTTAGGACTTGCGAAAGGAACCATCAAAATCGGTATTTTTAAAAGCGTATCGACCAAGTGGCTCCCCGAAATTATTCAGCTTATGGAAAAAAACTACCCTGAGATTCAAATTCAGCTTAAAGAAGGCGATTACCTTGAAATTGAACAGTGGCTGCTGAGCGGAGAAATAGACTGCGGCTTTATCAACATTACGCATTCAAGTCAATTTCATATTATTTCTTTAAAAAAAGACCGGCTGCTGTGCGTCGTATCGAATCAAAGTGCTCTATACCATCAGAAAACCGTTTCTTTTGAAGATCTAGAGAAAGAACCGTTTATTATGCCGACATACGGCGGTTATCATGATATTAAGCAATTGTTTGAAGAACGTGGCATTCAGCCTGACATTCGTTTTGAATTAATGGATGAAAGTGCTATTTTATCGATGGTTACGCATCACTTAGGAATTAGCATTTTACCTGAAATGCTTTTGGATTCGATCCCGCAAGAGCTGCGTGCGATTCCGTTTCAAGTAGACAGCTACCGTTCAATTGGTCTAGCTACTCGTTATCATCTTTCACCTGCAGCCAAAAAATTTGCTGAAACAACGCAAGCATGGCTGCAGGATTCGGATAAGTAG
- a CDS encoding DMT family transporter, which yields MSYRTRANMMMVGVNVFWGMSYVFMKMGLSSLGSFTIIALRCLIAFLIAGLFFYKPLLHITRKMILSSAILGFLLFSVFSFVTFGVSMTSASNAGFLVSLTVIFVPLLNCLLVKKLPSWPIGLGIITTLTGIGVLTLKHSFHMNTGDVLCIGTALCYAIHITLTGTFTKNENPIALGILQLGFAGLFALICSFLFEHPSIPATLSSWIAILGLGVLCSAIGFICQAIAQRYTTPTHTGLIFATEPIFAALFAVLFLHELFTLKELIGSIIVVAGILIAQLDNLLLKKRVHYQETLPK from the coding sequence GTGAGTTACCGCACACGAGCAAATATGATGATGGTTGGTGTAAATGTATTTTGGGGCATGTCGTACGTGTTTATGAAAATGGGGCTGAGTTCGCTCGGGTCATTTACTATCATTGCACTTAGATGTTTAATTGCTTTTTTGATTGCCGGACTGTTTTTCTATAAGCCTTTACTACATATCACGCGCAAAATGATTTTATCATCCGCTATTTTAGGCTTTTTACTGTTTTCAGTTTTTTCATTTGTCACGTTTGGCGTCAGCATGACGTCTGCTTCAAATGCCGGATTTCTTGTCAGTTTAACGGTCATTTTTGTTCCATTGCTCAACTGCCTGTTAGTAAAGAAGCTTCCTTCTTGGCCGATTGGGCTCGGTATTATCACTACCCTAACCGGTATAGGTGTTTTAACTTTAAAGCACTCCTTTCATATGAATACTGGTGATGTACTTTGCATTGGAACGGCGCTATGTTATGCCATTCATATTACGCTGACCGGCACGTTTACGAAAAACGAAAATCCAATTGCTCTCGGCATTTTACAGCTAGGTTTTGCTGGATTATTTGCACTGATTTGCAGTTTTTTATTTGAACATCCCAGCATTCCAGCTACTTTATCATCATGGATTGCGATTTTAGGTCTTGGCGTTCTTTGCAGCGCGATTGGATTCATTTGTCAAGCTATTGCGCAGCGCTATACAACTCCTACTCACACAGGACTTATTTTTGCAACAGAGCCTATTTTTGCTGCGCTTTTTGCCGTTCTTTTTTTGCATGAGCTGTTTACGCTTAAAGAACTGATTGGTTCTATTATTGTGGTTGCGGGGATTTTAATTGCTCAGTTAGACAATTTGCTACTAAAAAAAAGAGTTCATTATCAAGAGACATTGCCAAAGTAA
- a CDS encoding GNAT family N-acetyltransferase — MSESIIIQPYTSKYQQQVVDLILHIQQQEYQVPITEKDQPDLFEIESFYQQGNGNFWVAVCNERVVGSVALIDIGSRQVALRKMFVAKSYRGANFKTAHRLLHTAIAWAKQREVERIYLGTTLQYRAAHRFYEKNGFQHIEKEKLPENFPVMNVDKKFYTYKV; from the coding sequence TTGAGTGAAAGTATCATTATTCAGCCATATACGAGCAAGTATCAACAGCAAGTAGTAGATTTAATTCTTCATATTCAGCAGCAAGAATACCAAGTTCCAATAACGGAAAAAGATCAGCCTGATTTGTTTGAAATCGAAAGCTTTTATCAACAGGGAAACGGAAACTTCTGGGTTGCTGTTTGCAACGAAAGAGTAGTAGGAAGCGTAGCTTTAATAGACATTGGCAGCCGTCAAGTAGCGCTGCGGAAAATGTTTGTAGCAAAGTCTTATAGAGGAGCGAACTTCAAAACAGCTCACCGGTTATTGCATACAGCCATCGCGTGGGCAAAACAGAGAGAAGTGGAAAGAATATATTTAGGAACCACATTACAATACAGAGCTGCTCATCGATTTTATGAGAAAAATGGGTTTCAACATATAGAGAAAGAAAAGCTGCCTGAGAATTTCCCGGTGATGAACGTAGATAAAAAGTTTTATACATATAAGGTATAA
- a CDS encoding GntR family transcriptional regulator, which translates to MIKYQQIAIEIETYIEDHKLQQGDKLPVLETLMAQFKASKSTVTKALDLLEKKGVVFQVRGSGIFVRRHKRTGYIGLLSNQGFTSELEDFQLTSEVIELDVRKPTQEAALNLNIEENSDVYYVKRVRYINGQTLCLEESFYNKSIVTYLNNEIVSQSIFHYIKEGLGLKIGFSDLYLHVGKLNEEEATYLGLKEGDPKLFIETLFHLANGQPFDFSKVTYNYEQSQFFLQATSHVL; encoded by the coding sequence TTAAATACCAACAAATTGCAATTGAAATTGAAACCTATATTGAAGACCATAAGCTTCAGCAAGGAGATAAGCTGCCGGTATTAGAAACGCTGATGGCGCAGTTTAAGGCAAGCAAAAGTACGGTAACAAAGGCCTTAGATCTGCTTGAGAAAAAAGGCGTGGTTTTTCAAGTAAGAGGAAGCGGCATTTTTGTCCGTCGTCATAAACGAACAGGCTATATTGGCTTGCTTTCCAATCAAGGATTCACGAGTGAACTTGAAGATTTTCAGTTAACGTCGGAAGTGATTGAGTTAGATGTACGAAAGCCGACGCAAGAAGCCGCGTTAAATTTAAACATAGAAGAAAATAGTGACGTCTATTATGTAAAAAGAGTACGGTATATCAACGGTCAGACGCTTTGTCTAGAAGAATCGTTTTATAATAAATCCATCGTTACGTACTTGAATAACGAAATTGTTTCTCAGTCTATTTTTCATTACATTAAAGAAGGACTTGGCTTAAAAATCGGGTTTTCTGATCTATATCTTCACGTTGGCAAGCTGAACGAAGAAGAAGCTACGTACTTAGGATTAAAAGAAGGCGATCCTAAATTATTTATTGAAACGCTTTTCCACTTAGCCAACGGCCAGCCGTTTGACTTTTCAAAAGTGACGTACAACTATGAACAATCTCAGTTCTTTTTACAAGCAACGAGTCATGTTTTATAA